A genomic window from Acidobacteriota bacterium includes:
- a CDS encoding D-2-hydroxyacid dehydrogenase, which yields MERLKIVIGIFHQSPTWTIPDYWVEEIRKRCLQAEVIPVKSREELEREIEDADIYFGWALPGEVLRRAKKLRWIHASAAGIRRHLIPELVNSEIIFTNSRGVFSEPIAEYVIGAMIFFSRSFNLAHRFQLERKWAQIEIVSEGGLFELRGKTLGVVGYGSIGKKVAEKGKCLGMKVIAIKRHLTEETSEEGTTLLPKEKLPTLLSESDFVVLTLPLTPETRGLIGEEELNKMKKTAYLINVARGKIVDHDALVKALSNGRIAGAALDVFPEEPLPKESPLFTLKNVLITPHISGISSNYWERVVTLFSENFRRFVKGEPLLNIVDKKLGY from the coding sequence ATGGAGAGGCTAAAAATAGTAATCGGCATCTTCCATCAAAGCCCTACCTGGACCATCCCCGATTACTGGGTCGAAGAGATAAGAAAACGCTGTCTTCAAGCGGAAGTGATACCGGTAAAAAGTAGGGAGGAGCTCGAACGAGAGATAGAGGATGCTGATATCTACTTCGGCTGGGCTCTTCCCGGGGAGGTCCTCCGCCGGGCGAAAAAACTCCGCTGGATCCACGCCTCGGCTGCTGGCATCAGGAGACATCTCATTCCTGAGCTGGTAAACTCGGAGATAATCTTCACCAATTCGAGGGGGGTATTTTCCGAACCCATCGCGGAGTATGTCATTGGAGCGATGATCTTCTTCTCTCGCTCCTTTAATCTTGCCCATCGCTTTCAACTGGAGAGGAAATGGGCACAGATCGAGATAGTATCGGAAGGAGGGCTCTTCGAACTCAGAGGGAAGACACTCGGGGTAGTAGGCTACGGAAGTATTGGGAAAAAGGTGGCAGAAAAGGGAAAGTGCTTGGGGATGAAGGTGATCGCCATAAAAAGGCATCTTACCGAAGAGACTTCAGAAGAAGGAACAACCCTACTTCCTAAAGAAAAGCTTCCCACTCTATTAAGCGAATCCGACTTCGTCGTTCTCACCCTACCCCTTACCCCGGAGACCAGAGGGTTGATCGGCGAGGAAGAGTTAAACAAGATGAAGAAGACTGCTTATCTGATAAATGTCGCCCGAGGAAAGATAGTGGATCACGACGCTCTGGTGAAAGCCCTCTCTAATGGGAGAATAGCTGGTGCTGCTCTCGATGTCTTTCCTGAAGAGCCACTTCCCAAGGAAAGCCCCCTATTCACCCTGAAGAATGTCCTTATCACCCCTCACATCTCCGGGATAAGCTCTAACTACTGGGAACGGGTAGTAACCCTCTTTTCGGAGAATTTCCGCCGTTTCGTCAAGGGCGAACCGCTTCTAAACATCGTTGATAAGAAGCTGGGGTATTG
- the bshA gene encoding N-acetyl-alpha-D-glucosaminyl L-malate synthase BshA — MRIGITCYPTFGGSGVVATELARALGKRSHEVHLISYAVPGRLKKEDPVLFHQVDVPRYPLFECPPYALALASKIGEVACRFRLDIIHAHYAVPHAVSAILARKMLPCKSLKVITTLHGTDTTLIGKEPSFLPIVTYALGESDAITAVSHYLKEVSEKTFNIKDRVEVIYNFVDSERFKRIKGIKHRRRFAEDDEAIIVHISNFRPVKRVLDVVKIFRLIREKRKARLLMVGDGPERIKVEEMLKEYGLSPYASFLGEKVAVEEVLGVADLFLLPSELESFGLSALEAMSCEVPVIASKVGGIPEVVIDGETGFLAPKGAISEMAEKALVILGDQELKRKLGETARTRAKELFSPEQTVDKYEALYRKVSQY, encoded by the coding sequence ATGCGGATAGGAATAACCTGCTATCCCACCTTTGGGGGAAGTGGAGTAGTGGCTACCGAACTTGCTCGCGCCTTAGGGAAAAGAAGCCACGAGGTCCACCTGATAAGCTACGCGGTTCCGGGAAGGCTGAAGAAGGAAGATCCGGTTCTCTTCCATCAGGTGGATGTTCCTCGCTATCCCCTTTTCGAGTGTCCCCCTTATGCTCTTGCCTTAGCCTCGAAGATAGGAGAGGTAGCCTGCCGTTTCCGTCTGGATATCATCCACGCCCATTATGCGGTTCCCCATGCGGTAAGCGCCATCCTCGCCCGGAAGATGCTCCCCTGCAAATCGCTAAAGGTGATAACCACCCTCCACGGAACCGATACCACCCTGATCGGGAAGGAACCGTCCTTCCTCCCCATCGTGACCTATGCCCTCGGGGAAAGCGATGCTATCACCGCTGTTTCCCACTATTTGAAGGAGGTATCGGAGAAGACCTTCAATATAAAGGACCGGGTGGAGGTGATCTACAACTTCGTGGACAGTGAAAGATTCAAAAGGATAAAGGGCATAAAACATCGTCGGCGCTTTGCCGAGGACGATGAGGCGATAATCGTCCACATCTCAAACTTCCGCCCGGTAAAGAGGGTGCTCGATGTGGTTAAGATATTCCGGCTGATAAGAGAAAAGAGAAAAGCCCGCCTCCTTATGGTGGGCGACGGACCGGAAAGGATAAAGGTAGAGGAGATGTTGAAGGAATACGGTCTTTCCCCCTATGCCAGTTTCCTCGGGGAGAAGGTGGCGGTGGAGGAGGTGCTCGGGGTGGCGGATCTCTTTCTCCTTCCGAGCGAGCTGGAAAGCTTTGGCCTTTCCGCCCTCGAAGCTATGAGCTGTGAGGTTCCGGTTATCGCCTCGAAGGTGGGAGGCATCCCCGAGGTGGTTATCGATGGTGAAACAGGCTTTTTAGCCCCGAAGGGAGCGATCTCTGAAATGGCGGAAAAGGCACTGGTTATCTTAGGGGATCAAGAACTCAAAAGGAAATTAGGCGAAACCGCCAGAACCCGCGCCAAAGAACTTTTCTCCCCTGAACAAACAGTAGATAAATATGAAGCCCTCTATCGTAAGGTATCCCAGTATTGA
- the bshB1 gene encoding bacillithiol biosynthesis deacetylase BshB1 — translation MKLDLLVVGAHPDDIELACGGTIIKLAKKGYTIGALDLTAGELGTKGTRRERLKEAEEAKRILGLVHRENLGLPDGGIELNQETRMKVIEVIRRLRPEFILLPYYRGRHFDHIRASLLITESAFQAGLIKIKTEAEPHRPRRLIYYMTHYQFIPSFIVDISEEFERKMEAIRAHSSQFGGEKPLFPLSGIETRDRYYGSLIGTSYGEPFFVREALEVEDPIAFFSKVKSGGRCNFPPKEGLC, via the coding sequence ATGAAACTCGATCTTCTTGTGGTAGGCGCTCATCCCGATGACATCGAGCTCGCCTGCGGAGGGACCATCATCAAATTAGCGAAAAAAGGATATACGATCGGAGCCCTTGATCTGACCGCGGGCGAGCTTGGAACCAAAGGGACGAGGAGAGAGCGATTAAAGGAAGCGGAAGAGGCGAAAAGGATCCTTGGCCTCGTTCATCGGGAGAACTTAGGGCTTCCCGATGGAGGGATCGAGCTGAACCAAGAAACAAGAATGAAGGTGATCGAGGTGATAAGGAGGCTTCGCCCGGAGTTTATCCTCCTTCCCTATTACAGGGGACGCCACTTCGACCACATCAGGGCGAGCCTGCTTATAACCGAATCCGCCTTTCAGGCAGGGTTGATAAAGATAAAAACCGAAGCCGAACCCCACCGTCCCCGCCGGCTGATCTACTATATGACCCATTACCAGTTCATCCCCAGTTTCATCGTCGATATAAGCGAGGAATTCGAGAGGAAGATGGAGGCGATCCGTGCTCACAGCTCCCAATTCGGAGGGGAGAAACCCCTTTTCCCCTTGAGCGGTATCGAGACCAGAGACCGCTATTATGGCTCCCTGATCGGCACGAGCTACGGTGAGCCGTTTTTCGTCCGCGAGGCGCTCGAGGTAGAGGACCCGATCGCTTTCTTCAGCAAGGTGAAGTCCGGGGGCAGATGCAACTTCCCTCCCAAGGAGGGGCTTTGCTGA
- the metG gene encoding methionine--tRNA ligase, giving the protein MRQEKKTGRKFYITTAIDYVNSKPHLGTAYEKIVADVIARYHRLLGDDTFFLMGNDEHSLNVAAKAKELGLDVLEYCDQMEEEFRRVWERLNISFDDFIRTTEKRHEETVRDVLSRVYEKGDIYQGTYEGWYCVSCEAFYRDKDLIDGLCPLHQKKPVWISEKNYFFSLSKYEKPLLKLIEEENPDFIRPEIRKNEILSLIHSGLEDVSLSRSSTHWGIPLPFDPNNVVYVWFDALINYLSGVGYATDKERFERYWPADLHLIGKDITRFHCVIWPAILMSAGIELPKSVFAHGFITISGERMSKTLGTALDPLELADKYHADAVRYFLIREIPLDRDGDFSIERFRERFNAELANDYGNLLSRTITMIEKYNQGRIIPPKKDDDEKLKAKAVEVIERYRKRMDALELEEGIKAIWELLRAANLYIDREKPWELAKQQARRERLTAVLYNLAESLRKISILLYPVMPEKTSEALAQLGLAKPADELSIKEVEEWGTIPADTRVRKGGHLFPRLS; this is encoded by the coding sequence ATGAGGCAGGAGAAAAAAACCGGGCGTAAATTCTACATCACCACCGCAATAGACTATGTGAATTCAAAACCACACCTGGGCACCGCCTACGAGAAGATCGTGGCAGATGTCATCGCTCGCTACCACCGCCTTTTGGGCGACGACACCTTCTTCCTAATGGGGAATGACGAACATAGCCTAAATGTGGCGGCAAAGGCGAAGGAGCTCGGGCTCGATGTGCTCGAATACTGCGACCAGATGGAGGAGGAATTCCGTCGGGTATGGGAGAGGCTTAATATCTCCTTCGATGACTTCATCAGGACAACCGAAAAAAGACACGAGGAGACAGTGCGAGATGTCCTCTCCCGGGTGTATGAGAAGGGAGACATCTACCAGGGAACCTACGAGGGATGGTACTGCGTCTCCTGCGAAGCCTTCTACCGGGACAAGGACTTAATCGATGGCCTCTGCCCCTTACATCAGAAGAAACCGGTCTGGATCTCGGAGAAGAACTACTTCTTCTCCCTATCCAAGTATGAGAAACCTCTTCTTAAGCTCATCGAGGAGGAAAACCCTGATTTCATCCGTCCCGAGATCAGAAAGAACGAGATATTGAGCCTCATTCATTCCGGGCTCGAGGATGTAAGCCTCTCCCGGTCGAGCACCCATTGGGGCATCCCCCTACCCTTCGATCCGAATAATGTGGTCTATGTCTGGTTCGACGCCCTGATCAACTACCTCTCCGGTGTAGGCTACGCCACCGACAAGGAGAGATTCGAGCGCTATTGGCCCGCTGACCTCCACCTGATCGGGAAGGACATCACCCGGTTCCATTGTGTGATTTGGCCCGCCATCCTGATGAGCGCTGGGATCGAGCTCCCGAAGAGCGTTTTCGCCCATGGGTTCATCACCATCAGTGGGGAGCGGATGAGCAAAACTTTGGGTACCGCCTTGGATCCCCTCGAGCTTGCTGATAAATACCATGCGGATGCCGTCCGCTACTTCTTGATCAGGGAGATACCGCTCGATCGGGACGGGGATTTCTCCATAGAACGGTTCCGGGAGCGGTTCAATGCGGAGCTCGCTAATGATTATGGGAATCTCCTCTCCCGTACCATCACGATGATCGAAAAATATAACCAGGGGAGGATCATCCCCCCGAAAAAGGACGACGACGAGAAGCTGAAGGCTAAGGCGGTTGAGGTCATCGAGCGGTATCGAAAGAGAATGGACGCCCTCGAGCTTGAGGAGGGGATAAAAGCCATCTGGGAGCTTCTTCGGGCGGCGAACCTCTACATCGACCGGGAGAAACCTTGGGAGCTCGCTAAACAGCAGGCAAGAAGAGAAAGACTAACCGCCGTCCTCTATAATTTGGCGGAAAGCCTGAGGAAGATATCGATCCTCCTCTACCCGGTGATGCCGGAAAAAACAAGCGAAGCACTCGCCCAGCTCGGGTTGGCAAAACCGGCTGATGAACTCAGCATAAAGGAAGTTGAGGAATGGGGCACGATACCAGCGGATACCCGGGTTAGGAAAGGAGGACATCTCTTTCCCCGGCTTTCTTAA
- the bshC gene encoding bacillithiol biosynthesis cysteine-adding enzyme BshC, with protein MIARIDWRRFEETSLIFAHYLYQFEKVEGFFSHNYQDKNSFYKLAEELRRDKGRDAFLLLAEGNREVGSSKEVVEKLEKAGKVGGVAVITGQQVGLFGGPAYTLFKALTAAKLAHFLEEELKIPVIPIFFLASEDHDIAEVNRFIFLNRDYRLIELSLPRIEEGRRPVSSIRLGKEVEKLLATFKAELPAPGIPPSLEEALYSSYTEEATFSSSFARLLAKLLSPYGIAILEPNSKKLKEIAIPLFEQEILKAKEREELFSSHLKGLSERGYHIQVPGNRGRLNLFLLSEAGERVRIYLAEDGFIIGKEGEKVSSSHLISLLKEEPERFSPDVLLRPLFQDFILPTIAYVAGPAEIAYFAELRPLYTFFNIPMPVIYPRASFTVVDDITLRLAHQLSLAIPELVSSPNETLDRFKRSLVDTEAEEEISQLEEETLATKERIKEKLTELDPNIGKKVDSALGKIIYQLERLKLKIGKANLRRKEELRRRLERLKNILAPDKKPQERMLGWVYLLADYGEKVMDKVYQEIELPPRDHKVIRVER; from the coding sequence ATGATAGCGAGAATAGACTGGAGGAGGTTTGAGGAGACCTCCCTCATCTTTGCTCATTATCTCTACCAGTTCGAGAAGGTAGAAGGATTTTTCTCCCATAATTATCAGGATAAAAACTCCTTTTATAAACTGGCGGAGGAACTCCGAAGGGATAAAGGAAGGGATGCCTTCCTCCTGCTTGCGGAGGGAAACAGGGAGGTTGGCTCGTCAAAAGAGGTGGTGGAAAAGCTCGAAAAAGCGGGAAAGGTTGGGGGGGTAGCTGTCATCACCGGTCAACAGGTAGGTCTTTTTGGCGGACCCGCCTATACCCTGTTCAAGGCACTTACCGCAGCGAAACTCGCTCACTTCCTCGAGGAGGAACTCAAGATACCGGTAATCCCCATCTTCTTCCTGGCTTCGGAGGACCACGATATCGCCGAGGTAAACCGGTTCATCTTCCTCAATCGGGACTATAGGCTGATCGAACTCTCCCTCCCAAGGATAGAAGAGGGACGGAGACCGGTTTCATCAATCCGGTTAGGGAAGGAGGTGGAAAAGCTCCTTGCCACCTTCAAAGCGGAGCTCCCTGCACCGGGTATTCCCCCTTCCCTCGAGGAAGCGCTCTACTCCTCCTATACCGAAGAGGCTACCTTTTCCTCTTCCTTTGCCAGGCTCCTCGCTAAGCTCCTTTCCCCTTACGGGATCGCCATTCTTGAGCCAAACTCAAAAAAACTAAAGGAGATAGCAATCCCCCTCTTCGAGCAGGAAATCCTTAAGGCAAAAGAAAGAGAAGAGCTCTTCTCTTCCCATCTAAAGGGACTAAGCGAAAGGGGATATCACATTCAGGTTCCCGGAAATAGAGGAAGGCTTAACCTATTTCTCTTGAGCGAGGCAGGGGAACGGGTAAGGATATATCTCGCTGAGGATGGGTTCATCATCGGGAAGGAGGGGGAGAAGGTTTCATCCTCTCATCTTATTTCCCTCCTCAAGGAGGAACCAGAGCGCTTCTCACCCGATGTGCTCCTAAGACCGCTCTTTCAGGATTTCATCCTCCCCACCATCGCCTATGTGGCAGGACCAGCGGAGATCGCCTATTTCGCTGAGCTTCGTCCCCTCTATACCTTCTTCAACATCCCGATGCCGGTGATATACCCCAGGGCGAGCTTCACCGTAGTGGACGATATAACCCTCCGCCTCGCCCATCAGCTCTCGCTTGCCATCCCCGAGCTCGTCTCTTCTCCAAACGAGACCCTCGATCGCTTCAAGCGCTCGTTGGTGGATACCGAGGCGGAGGAGGAGATCTCCCAATTGGAGGAGGAAACCCTCGCCACCAAGGAGAGGATAAAAGAAAAGCTCACTGAGCTCGACCCAAACATAGGGAAGAAGGTGGATTCCGCTTTAGGAAAGATCATCTACCAGCTCGAGAGGTTAAAATTGAAGATAGGGAAGGCGAATTTAAGGAGGAAGGAGGAGCTTAGAAGGAGGCTGGAACGGCTCAAAAACATCCTCGCTCCTGATAAGAAACCCCAGGAGAGGATGCTCGGCTGGGTGTACCTCTTAGCCGACTATGGAGAGAAGGTGATGGATAAGGTCTATCAGGAGATCGAACTTCCTCCTCGGGACCATAAAGTGATAAGAGTGGAGAGATAG